From a region of the Balaenoptera ricei isolate mBalRic1 chromosome 11, mBalRic1.hap2, whole genome shotgun sequence genome:
- the NPRL2 gene encoding GATOR1 complex protein NPRL2, with translation MGSSCRIECIFFSEFHPTLGPKITYQVPEDFISRELFDTVQVYIITKPELQNKLITVTAMEKKLIGCPVCIEHKKYSRNALLFNLGFVCDAQAKTCALEPIVKKLAGYLTTLELESSFVSTEESKQKLVPIMTILLEELNASGRCTLPIDESNTIHLKVIEQRPDPPVAQEYDVPVFTKDKEDFFNSQWDLTTQQILPYIDGFRHVQKISAEADVELNLVRIAIQNLLYYGVVTLVSILQYSNVYCPTPKVQDLVDDKSLQEACLSYVTKQGHKRASLRDVFQLYCSLSPGTTVRDLIGRHPQQLQHVDERKLIQFGLMKNLIRRLQKYPVRVSREERSHPARLYTGCHSYDEICCKTGMSYQELDERLENDPNIIICWK, from the exons ATGGGCAGTAGCTGCCGCATCGAATGCATATTCTTCAGCGAGTTCCACCCCACGCTGGGACCCAAGATCACCTATCAG GTCCCCGAGGACTTCATCTCCCGGGAGCTGTTTGACACTGTCCAGGTGTACATCATCACCAAGCCAGAGCTGCAGAATAAGCTCATCACTGT cacagccatggagaagaaacTGATCGGCTGCCCCGTGTGCATCGAGCACAAGAAGTACAGCCGCAATGCCCTGCTCTTCAACCTAGGCTTCGTGTGTGATGCCCAGGCCAAGACTTGTGCCCTTGAGCCCATCGTCAAAAAGCTGGCTGGCTACCTGACCACACTGGAG CTAGAGAGCAGCTTCGTGTCCACGGAGGAGAGCAAACAGAAGTTGGTGCCCATCATGACCATCTTGCTGGAGGAGCTAAATGCCTCAGGCCGGTGCACTCTGCCCATCG ATGAGTCTAACACCATCCACTTGAAGGTGATTGAGCAGCGGCCTGACCCTCCTGTGGCCCAGGAGTATGATGTGCCTGTCTTTACCAAAGACAAGGAGGATTTCTTCAACTCACAGTGGGACCTCACCACACAACAG ATCCTGCCCTACATTGATGGTTTCCGCCACGTCCAGAAGATCTCAGCCGAGGCAGATGTGGAGCTCAACCTGGTGCGCATCGCCATCCAGAACCTGCT GTACTACGGCGTTGTGACACTGGTGTCCATCCTCCAG TACTCCAATGTGTACTGCCCGACGCCCAAGGTCCAGGACCTGGTAGATGACAAGTCCCTGCAGGAGGCGTGTCTATCCTACGTGACCAAGCAAG GGCACAAGAGGGCCAGTCTCCGGGATGTGTTCCAGCTGTACTGCAGCCTGAGCCCTGGCACTACTGTGAGAGATCTCATTGGCCGCCACCCCCAACAGCTGCAGCACGTTGATGAACG GAAGCTGATCCAGTTCGGGCTTATGAAGAACCTCATCCGGCGACTACAGAAGTATCCCGTGCGGGTGTCTCGGGAGGAGCGGAGCCACCCTGCCAGGCTTTACACAGGCTGCCACAGTTACGATGAGATCTGCTGCAAGACAG GCATGAGCTACCAAGAGCTGGATGAACGGCTGGAAAACGACCCCAACATCATCATCTGCTGGAAGTGA
- the LOC132375036 gene encoding transmembrane reductase CYB561D2: MALSVETESHIYRALRTASGAAAHIVALGFTIFVAVLARPGSSLFSWHPVLMSLAFSFLMTEALLVFSPESSLLRSLSRKGRARCHWVLQLLALLCALLGLGLVILHKEQLGKAHLATWHGRAGLLAVLWAGLQCSGGVGLLYPKLLPRWPLAKLKLYHATSGLVGYLLGSASLLLGMCSLWFTATVTGGVWYLAVLCPVVTSLVIMNQVSNAYLYRKRIQP, encoded by the exons ATGGCCCTTTCTGTGGAGACCGAGTCGCACATATACCGAGCTCTGCGCACTGCATCTGGGGCTGCTGCCCACATTGTGGCCCTGGGCTTCACCATCTTTGTGGCTGTACTTGCCAGGCCTGGCTCCA GTCTCTTCTCCTGGCACCCCGTGCTTATGTCTCTGGCT TTCTCTTTCCTGATGACCGAGGCACTGCTGGTGTTCTCTCCTGAGAGTTCGCTGCTGCGCTCCCTCTCACGGAAGGGCCGAGCACGCTGCCACTGGGTTCTGCAGCTGCTGGCCCTGCTGTGTGCACTGCTGGGCCTGGGCCTTGTCATCCTTCACAAGGAACAGCTTGGCAAAGCCCACCTGGCCACGTGGCATGGGCGGGCAGGGCTGCTAGCTGtgctgtgggcagggctgcagtGCTCAGGTGGGGTGGGGCTGCTCTACCCCAAATTGCTGCCTCGATGGCCCCTGGCCAAGCTCAAGCTGTACCATGCCACTTCTGGGTTGGTGGGCTACCTTCTGGGTAGTGCCAGCCTCTTGTTGGGCATGTGCTCACTCTGGTTCACTGCCACAGTCACCGGTGGGGTCTGGTACCTGGCTGTGCTATGCCCTGTCGTTACCAGCTTGGTCATTATGAACCAGGTGAGCAACGCCTACCTGTACCGCAAGAGGATCCAGCCGTGA
- the TMEM115 gene encoding transmembrane protein 115 yields MQRALPGARQHLGAILSSASVVVKALCAAVLFLYLLSFAVDTGCLAVTPGYLFPPNFWIWTLATHGLMEQHVWDVAISLATVVVAGRLLEPLWGALELLIFFSVVNVSVGLLGAFAYLLTYMASFNLVYLFTVRIHGALGFLGGVLVALKQTMGDCVVLRVPQVRVSVVPMLLLGLLLLLRLATLLQSPALASYGFGLISSWVYLRFYQRHSRGRGDMADHFAFATFFPEILQPVVGLLANLVHGLLVKVKICQKTVKRYDVGAPSSITISLPGTDPQDAERRRQLALKALNERLKRVEDQSVWPSMEDDEEEAGAKVDSPLPSDKAPTLPGKGPVPGSSLITFEAAPPKL; encoded by the exons ATGCAGCGCGCCCTGCCGGGCGCCCGCCAACACTTGGGGGCCATCCTGTCCAGCGCCAGCGTGGTGGTAAAGGCTCTGTGCGCTGCGGTACTATTCCTCTACCTGCTGTCCTTCGCCGTGGACACGGGCTGCCTGGCGGTCACCCCAGGCTACCTCTTTCCACCCAACTTCTGGATCTGGACCCTGGCCACCCATGGGCTGATGGAACAGCATGTGTGGGATGTGGCCATCAGCCTAGCCACAGTGGTGGTGGCCGGACGTCTGCTTGAGCCCCTCTGGGGGGCCTTGGAGCTGCTCATCTTCTTCTCAGTGGTAAACGTGTCTGTGGGGCTACTGGGGGCCTTTGCCTACCTCCTCACCTACATGGCTTCCTTCAACTTGGTGTACCTTTTCACTGTCCGCATCCACGGCGCCCTGGGCTTCCTAGGTGGTGTCCTGGTGGCACTCAAGCAAACCATGGGGGACTGTGTGGTCCTGCGAGTGCCCCAGGTGCGTGTCAGTGTGGTGCCCATGCTGCTCttggggctgctgctgctgctgcggctGGCCACACTGCTCCAGAGTCCAGCGCTGGCCTCCTATGGCTTTGGGCTGATCTCCAGTTGGGTGTATCTTCGCTTCTACCAGCGCCATAGCCGAGGCCGAGGCGACATGGCCGACCACTTTGCCTTTGCCACCTTCTTCCCTGAGATTCTGCAGCCTGTGGTGGGGCTGTTGGCGAACTTGGTGCATGGCCTCCTGGTGAAGGTAAAGATATGCCAGAAGACAGTGAAGCGCTATGATGTGGGTGCCCCATCCTCCATCACCATCAGCCTCCCAGGCACAGACCCTCAAGACGCAGAGCGGAGAAG GCAACTGGCTCTGAAGGCCCTCAACGAGCGGTTGAAGCGAGTGGAGGACCAGTCCGTCTGGCCCAGCATGGAAGACGATGAAGAGGAGGCTGGGGCCAAGGTGGATAGCCCCCTGCCGTCAGACAAGGCCCCCACGCTCCCAGGGAAGGGGCCTGTCCCAGGATCCAGCCTGATCACCTTTGAGGCAGCTCCCCCGAAGCTGTAA